CACCATCAAAGATGTACGAGCGGTTACCGATGATAGCATGGGTAGATTGATAGAGGAGATAGGTAACGACCCGATAGTCCGGGATGTACTGAACAACGAACCTGCAGGGATGTACGTCCATTATACCGAAGATGTGGAGTTACCGGTACAAAGTTGCATGATAGTTCATCGTGACCGTGTCCAAAGGTTACACAATTTCATACGCGTTGACGAAGGTGTTAATGCAACCTTTTTGACAGGGTGCACAGTATCACCCGGCACGCTCGGTGGAGAGCATCGGTCCATCACCGAGATCGTGGTAGGAGATAATGCATATCTTAATTACACGATGATCCATGACTGGGGCAAGAACACAAAGGTTTATCCGAGAACTGTGGTCCATGTTGGGAGGAACAGTAAATTCGTTTTCAATTATATCAATCTTAGACGTCAAGCCCATCTTCAATCGATACCCCTCATTATTGCTGATGACAACAGTTCTGTGAAGAGTACCTCTTTACTCTACGTTTCTGGTTCTGACATCGACCTGGGCACAGAGTTACGTTTGGGAAACAACGCCTCAGGCCAAATAGTTACCCGTGCGGTTTTTGAAAAAGGAAATTTGATAGTCCGCGGCAGGATCATCGGCGGTCACAACTCACGCGGACATAACGAATGCGATACGATGATGTTAGGTGACGGAAACGTCCGAGCGGTTCCAGAATTGATTTCTTTGTACAAAGACGCCGAACTATCCCACGAAGCCGCTATAGGTAGGATTGCAGAAACCGAGGTTGAATACATAATGACAAGGGGATTAACCCGCGAAGATGCTGTTTCATTGATTGTCCACGGTTTTCTCAACCCCGGAGAATTGGAGTTGTCGGGTCCCATCAAAACCGAAGTCGAACGACTTCTCTCCAAGATGGGTAATAACAGGTTTTAAACAAACCTTTTGTCCCTCCCTAACGTCATACCGGACAAACTTAAAAGTGGTCATATCGCCGGTATTGATGGCCGTGTTTGAAGATAAAATGATGAATGCGAAAAAAGCGATTTTTACTTTTTCTTCCTGGTTTTTCTTTTCCGTGTTGTCTTTCTCTTCTTTTTAGCGGTTCGTTTTACTGGTTTTTCCATAACAGTTTTTTCTTCCTCCTCAAGAGATGCCTTTTCCGATTCCTCTTTTTCGATCTCTTTCAGTTCCTTCTCGATCTCTTCCCTGGATATCTCTATCGGTTCTTCATAAGCCCAACCTATTAAGAGGAATAACACTCCCAGAAATGCCAATATCAGAGGTATCGAAGCCAAGATAACAGTTTTAAGAGCAGGTATGAAAACATCCTGCCACACGTATACTATTCCGACCCCTATTGCAAGTATTACCAAACCTAAAAGTATATAGGCTATCTTTTTGACGCTCATGTGTATTCACCTCTCACAGTGTGACATTTGCTTCTACAACGTAAATCTTTTTAATCATATCGTTAGTTCTTTTTCCGTTCCTATGCTTGCGAAATGAATCCCTACGTCATCTCTAGTTTTCATAGCCGTTTAACCCGTAATCTTTCGGGTCAGGTTTATGCGTAAATATACGTACAATCCATGGTTTCTTCTTCCATCGTTCCAACGCCATCCGGTACTCCCTTTCCTTCTGTTTCCTCCTCTTCACCCAGTTACGGTAACCCGAACCACCGGTTCTACCTTTAACGCCTCTGTCACTTTCTGCAAACTGTTGCCTTCTCAGTCTGACGTCTAATCTCGCTACATCGATGTTTGTTTTTCCTATTTCCGAACTCAACGAGTCCACCTTTTCTTGAAGTCTGTTCTGACGTCTTTCCAAGAGCTCGATTCTCTTTTTAAATTCGGTGAATTCTTTTTCTATCCTCCACTGATACGTGTTCAATTTGCCGCGGTAAAACTGTGAAGCTATGCCGTAACCTATAAACGTTCC
This genomic interval from Candidatus Micrarchaeota archaeon contains the following:
- a CDS encoding SufD family Fe-S cluster assembly protein, whose product is MITDRTHEILNKVAEMGLDNPSLLIENQDLIFQMLTETYEGRVTIKDVRAVTDDSMGRLIEEIGNDPIVRDVLNNEPAGMYVHYTEDVELPVQSCMIVHRDRVQRLHNFIRVDEGVNATFLTGCTVSPGTLGGEHRSITEIVVGDNAYLNYTMIHDWGKNTKVYPRTVVHVGRNSKFVFNYINLRRQAHLQSIPLIIADDNSSVKSTSLLYVSGSDIDLGTELRLGNNASGQIVTRAVFEKGNLIVRGRIIGGHNSRGHNECDTMMLGDGNVRAVPELISLYKDAELSHEAAIGRIAETEVEYIMTRGLTREDAVSLIVHGFLNPGELELSGPIKTEVERLLSKMGNNRF